CGTAGCTATTATCGACCATAGACTATTATTTAGAACCAGTAGTAACAGTAAGTTGCTTTCTACCTTTAGCTCTTCTGGCGTTAATTATATTCTTTCCACCA
The sequence above is a segment of the Halobacteriovorax sp. JY17 genome. Coding sequences within it:
- the rpmH gene encoding 50S ribosomal protein L34, with product MSKRTWQPKRKKRLRVHGFLKRMSTAGGKNIINARRAKGRKQLTVTTGSK